The stretch of DNA ATCATATGTTTTATCAACAGATTCAACGCTCATTGTTGCTAATTCATCATATATTTTTTCTAATTTTTCTTCATTTGAAAGTTTTTTTAATTCACCTTTCTCTAAAGAAAAATAATCTAATACTTCATTCCATACAGAACTTTCATCTAACATAAAAGCTGAAAATTTAACACCTTGATATTCAAAAACACCATTAGCATCTAAATCAATTACATATAGTAAATTTACTGAATCAGCATCAAAAAACTCTTTGTATTTATCAAAAAATAGTTCAAAATAACCAAAAGTTTCTAATTCACATGCAAAGAATTTTATTTTTTCATTTTCGCTTATCATAATAACTTGTCTAGCTTGAGCTTTTGGAGGCATAACTTTTGTTTCAGAAAGTTTTTTACCTTCTTGTATTATTAATGCTCCTCTATATCCGAATAAAGTATCGTTAATATTTCTCGAAAATGATGGTTGCCATTCTAATTTATTTTCTTTAATAAAATCAATTGGTGTCATGAAGGTCCTTTTTTATTTTTTTATATACAATTTCTATTCCTTTTGTAAATTAATATCAAATAGTGATTCTTAATAAATTTTCTATATACAGAATTAAAGAAGAATTAATCTTACTTTAAATATAATCGCAACTCTAATTTTAAATTAGAACCTCACATGTGTCAATCCTTGTACGGGTTGTGACAAGAGAAATCTTGACATTAAGGGATACAGAGGCTAAACCCAAATTACAAAAAATATAATTCAAGGAGAATTAAATGGTTACAATGAAAGACCTATTAGAATGTGGTGTACACTTCGGACACCAAACAAGAAGATGGAATCCAAAAATGAAAAAATTCATTTTCGGTGTTAGAAAAAATATCTATATTATAGATTTACAAAAAACATTAAGATATTTCAGATATACATATAATGTTGTTAAAGATAGAGCTGCAACTGGTCAAACAATGATTTTTGTTGGTACTAAAAAACAAGCTAGCGAAGCTATTAAAAAAGCTGCTATTTCTTGTGGAATGCCATATGTTAATCACAGATGGTTAGGTGGAATGTTAACTAACTTTGGAACAATCAAAAAATCAATTAGAAAATTAGAAATTATTAAAAAAATGAGAGAAGAAGGTCAATTAGATCTTTTAACTAAAAAAGAAGCATTAATGCTTTCTAGAAAAGAAGAAAAATTAGAATTATACCTTGGTGGTATCAAAGAAATGCACAAACTTCCAGATATGATGTTTGTTCTTGATGCTGTTAAAGAAAAAATTGCTATTCAAGAAGCTAGAAGATTAGGAATTACTGTTGTTGCTCCTTTAGATACAAATTGTGATCCAGATGTTGTAGATTTACCAATTCCTGGAAATGACGATGCAATCAGATCAATTCATTTATTTTGTAATGAAATGGCTGCTGCTATGAA from Arcobacter suis CECT 7833 encodes:
- the rpsB gene encoding 30S ribosomal protein S2, translated to MVTMKDLLECGVHFGHQTRRWNPKMKKFIFGVRKNIYIIDLQKTLRYFRYTYNVVKDRAATGQTMIFVGTKKQASEAIKKAAISCGMPYVNHRWLGGMLTNFGTIKKSIRKLEIIKKMREEGQLDLLTKKEALMLSRKEEKLELYLGGIKEMHKLPDMMFVLDAVKEKIAIQEARRLGITVVAPLDTNCDPDVVDLPIPGNDDAIRSIHLFCNEMAAAMNEGKAVLADEIGGDIEPVSQEETEALIAEAVSEGEEIAFETEEA